Proteins encoded within one genomic window of Mya arenaria isolate MELC-2E11 chromosome 13, ASM2691426v1:
- the LOC128215076 gene encoding N66 matrix protein-like, with product MIACAFAQPMWPRHGARQMPVNILPYAPSPFIPMIPLPRNQYGAWTGNTGFGGRLFPNTPSLSAGTQWSGQWTTGQNGQFGLNGQNGQFGLNGQNGQFGINGQNGLFGLNGLNGQFGQNAQNDQFGQNAQNDQFGQNAQNDPFGQNAQNDQFGQNTQNGQWIDGSTSGQNSQGNVINNDLNTGTSGDPWATYKQLNAGIDSNTLAQSGARLSQQVLGGQRLNNQLSTEQWPGFQQIGVNNNGFGNTVRQNSWTGSQNMNFPVIPNGQQTGSLNQRFGTGLVNNGIPNNQATWWKK from the exons ATGATAGCCTGCGCCTTTGCCCAGCCAATGTGGCCCAGACATGGGGCACGCCAAATGCCTGTTAACATTCTTCCGTACGCGCCATCCCCATTTATACCCATGATTCCTCTACCTAGAAACCAATATGGCGCATGGACAGGAAACACTGGTTTTG GTGGTCGATTATTTCCTAATACACCGTCTTTGAGTGCAGGAACTCAGTGGTCAGGCCAGTGGACAACAGGTCAGAATGGTCAGTTTGGACTCAACGGTCAGAATGGTCAGTTTGGATTAAATGGTCAGAATGGTCAATTTGGAATAAATGGCCAAAATGGTCTGTTTGGACTAAACGGTCTAAACGGTCAGTTTGGACAAAACGCTCAGAATGACCAGTTTGGACAAAACGCTCAGAATGACCAGTTTGGACAAAACGCTCAGAATGACCCGTTTGGACAAAACGCTCAGAATGACCAGTTTGGACAAAACACTCAGAATGGACAGTGGATTGATGGCTCAACCAGCGGTCAAAATTCACAGGGAAATGTCATCAACAATGAT CTTAACACGGGTACTAGCGGTGATCCATGGGCAACATACAAGCAACTTAACGCTGGAATCGACAGCAATACTTTGGCCCAATCAGGAGCTAGGCTTTCTCAGCAAGTGCTCGGAGGTCAGCGGTTAAACAACCAACTCAGCACTGAGCAGTGGCCTGGATTTCAGCAGATAGGGGTGAACAATAATGGTTTTGGAAACACTGTTCGACAGAACTCGTGGACTGGTTCCCAAAATATGAACTTTCCCGTTATACCTAACGGTCAGCAGACAGGATCTTTAAATCAAAGGTTTGGGACCGGCCTTGTTAACAATGGAATTCCAAACAATCAGGCTACTTGGTGGAAAAAGTAg